One window of the Leptospira koniambonensis genome contains the following:
- a CDS encoding TIGR02206 family membrane protein: MRFEHWSPLHFIILFLTAFLGFCLPYFGRKFASLKTKNTIGYILGAILLLNYFVYVIYRINSGYWQIRYDLPMEFCNWSAIVTSLALFTRNRTLAELSYFWVIAGSMQGVITPDLSVTFPHIYFFIFFIAHSGLVISALYVVFGLELTPRKGAVLRSVLYSQIYVVVALIIDFALETNYGYMREKSAAGSLMDYLGPWPIYILWMQALGVIVFTILYLPFWKKNVANPD, translated from the coding sequence ATGAGATTCGAACATTGGAGCCCTCTCCATTTTATTATACTTTTTCTTACTGCATTTCTCGGATTCTGCCTTCCATACTTCGGCAGAAAATTTGCTTCTCTTAAAACCAAAAATACAATCGGATACATTTTAGGCGCCATTCTTCTTTTAAACTATTTCGTTTATGTAATATATAGAATTAATTCAGGATATTGGCAGATACGTTATGACCTGCCTATGGAATTTTGTAATTGGTCAGCGATAGTAACTTCACTGGCACTATTTACTCGGAATAGAACACTTGCAGAACTTTCTTATTTTTGGGTAATTGCTGGTTCTATGCAAGGAGTCATCACTCCGGATCTTTCCGTTACTTTTCCTCATATTTACTTTTTTATATTTTTCATCGCACATTCCGGATTGGTGATTTCTGCTCTTTATGTTGTATTCGGCCTGGAGTTAACTCCCAGAAAGGGAGCAGTACTTAGATCAGTCCTTTATAGCCAGATTTATGTAGTTGTTGCTTTAATTATAGATTTTGCATTAGAAACAAACTATGGATATATGAGGGAAAAATCTGCTGCAGGTTCTTTGATGGATTATTTAGGTCCTTGGCCTATTTATATCCTTTGGATGCAGGCCTTAGGAGTGATCGTATTTACTATCTTATATCTTCCATTCTGGAAGAAGAATGTAGCGAATCCAGATTAA
- a CDS encoding acyl-CoA thioesterase — MRLMEKTDKIITSFTVPVRKSDIDVNGHVNNGTYQSYFEEARIKTFQLLKEEGETILSSDRLVVRQCEIEYKAELKYPEDAIVTTDILHSDPESTEIMQEIFRASDSVLVCKAKFVLSLFDDTEEVFYSEEDYPYAFYHPISVGWAEMDPEGKVNLETIQYYLDDARIRSSYQCGLDLHSLQAKGIGPVVYKAELNYFDTMGFPDDFVVVTVYQKAEKNRLAFRHDVFSKKTKKLILTSIVHGLFMDLKRKRPHQFTEEEMKMIFSVKNKSLFD, encoded by the coding sequence ATGAGGCTCATGGAAAAAACGGATAAGATTATCACATCCTTCACCGTTCCTGTCCGTAAATCTGATATAGATGTTAACGGGCATGTAAACAACGGAACCTACCAAAGTTATTTTGAAGAAGCTAGGATTAAAACCTTCCAACTTTTAAAAGAAGAAGGAGAAACAATCCTAAGTTCAGACCGCTTAGTAGTCCGCCAATGCGAGATAGAATACAAAGCAGAGCTAAAATATCCAGAAGATGCAATCGTTACTACAGACATTCTTCACTCCGATCCAGAATCCACAGAGATTATGCAAGAAATCTTTCGAGCTTCCGATTCTGTATTAGTATGTAAGGCAAAATTTGTTTTAAGCCTTTTTGATGATACGGAAGAAGTCTTCTATTCCGAAGAAGATTATCCTTATGCGTTCTATCATCCTATCAGCGTAGGTTGGGCAGAGATGGATCCAGAAGGTAAAGTAAATCTAGAAACAATCCAATATTATTTGGATGATGCAAGGATCCGTTCTTCTTACCAATGTGGCTTGGATCTACATTCATTACAGGCAAAAGGGATCGGCCCAGTAGTCTACAAAGCGGAGTTGAATTATTTTGATACAATGGGTTTTCCAGATGATTTTGTAGTCGTTACCGTTTATCAAAAAGCTGAGAAGAATCGATTGGCATTTCGTCATGATGTTTTCTCTAAAAAGACCAAAAAATTGATCCTTACTTCGATAGTACATGGGCTCTTTATGGATCTAAAAAGAAAAAGACCTCATCAATTCACCGAAGAAGAAATGAAAATGATCTTCAGTGTAAAAAATAAGTCTCTCTTTGATTGA
- a CDS encoding TetR/AcrR family transcriptional regulator translates to MRIQKDLIRSEDPAKDRILKAAFKLFYSKGYPNTGINEILEEAGAFKKSLYTHFPSKKDLGKAYLLEQEEAILGFVKRIAKREKKYSDFIKSWMKMLRRGLKNTYIYGCPYANLSNQTHDEPEISDFVKVALNRWVNDFEFCLKDIIWSFKKAKTESELKEISESILFYYQGALQLYGMSGDFKHIHRLEKSLLSLDK, encoded by the coding sequence ATGAGAATCCAAAAGGACTTAATTCGGTCGGAAGACCCTGCAAAGGACAGGATCTTAAAAGCGGCTTTCAAATTATTTTATTCAAAGGGTTATCCCAATACAGGAATAAACGAAATTTTAGAAGAGGCCGGAGCCTTTAAGAAGAGTTTATATACCCATTTTCCTTCCAAAAAGGATCTAGGTAAGGCATACCTTTTGGAACAAGAAGAAGCTATATTAGGTTTTGTTAAAAGGATCGCGAAGAGGGAAAAAAAATATTCAGACTTTATCAAATCATGGATGAAGATGTTGAGAAGAGGACTGAAAAATACTTATATCTATGGCTGCCCTTACGCAAATTTATCCAATCAAACACATGATGAACCTGAGATCTCAGATTTTGTAAAGGTTGCTTTGAACCGCTGGGTAAATGATTTTGAATTTTGTCTGAAAGATATTATTTGGAGTTTTAAAAAGGCAAAAACTGAATCTGAGCTGAAAGAAATTTCAGAAAGTATTCTTTTTTATTACCAAGGCGCCTTACAGCTATATGGAATGTCAGGAGATTTCAAACATATTCATCGCTTGGAAAAATCACTTTTATCTTTAGACAAATAA
- a CDS encoding SAP domain-containing protein yields the protein MKSRPPFEKIKTIPEFESHYWYREELQDICTSLNISSKGPKADLEERLRSYITLGREKFLKKETSSKNLVSIRKKTKSEKEITLKSKIIPEGIRFDSKFREFCRSYYDLKKFSFTKAMAEAVRDAEKIGNLKLSVQDLLKVYENPPKEERPDDRVLRWNRFVKDFHSSPKTSPLKNKLNIAAFLWGKVRDRPGSKKFDPSLLEEFAKEIQKLEAKGNE from the coding sequence ATGAAATCTCGTCCTCCTTTCGAAAAAATCAAAACGATCCCAGAATTCGAATCCCATTATTGGTATAGAGAAGAGCTACAAGATATCTGTACAAGTTTAAACATCTCGTCTAAAGGTCCCAAAGCAGATCTAGAAGAAAGATTAAGATCATATATTACACTAGGCAGAGAGAAGTTCCTAAAAAAGGAAACTTCTTCTAAAAACCTAGTATCCATTCGAAAAAAAACCAAAAGTGAAAAAGAGATCACCCTCAAATCTAAAATTATTCCGGAAGGAATTCGATTTGATTCTAAATTCAGGGAATTCTGCAGATCATATTATGATCTCAAAAAATTCAGTTTTACCAAGGCAATGGCTGAAGCAGTTCGAGATGCGGAGAAGATCGGAAATCTAAAACTCTCTGTCCAAGACCTTCTGAAGGTGTATGAAAATCCTCCCAAGGAAGAGCGCCCGGATGATCGCGTTCTAAGATGGAATCGTTTCGTTAAAGACTTTCATTCAAGTCCAAAAACTTCTCCACTTAAAAATAAACTGAATATAGCTGCTTTTTTATGGGGGAAGGTTCGGGACCGACCTGGCAGTAAAAAATTTGACCCTTCTCTTTTGGAAGAATTTGCAAAGGAGATCCAAAAGCTGGAAGCTAAGGGTAATGAGTAA
- a CDS encoding DNA-3-methyladenine glycosylase I: MNSLTKYCHYVLSLEKGKDPENKTYHDTEYGFTLKSDDELFGRFILEINQAGLSWTTILRKKENFRKAYKNFSIKKISKFSEKDFDRLMNDAGIIRNRLKINAAIHNANVIVGLQKEFGSFQDWLHSNHPKSLEEWTKLFKKTFVFVGGEIVNEFLMSTGYLEGAHGPGCPIYKKALKSKPAWNFKKKK; this comes from the coding sequence ATGAATTCTCTTACAAAATATTGTCATTACGTCCTTTCTCTCGAAAAGGGTAAAGATCCTGAAAACAAAACCTATCACGATACAGAGTATGGTTTTACCTTAAAGTCGGACGATGAATTATTCGGCAGGTTTATCTTAGAGATCAATCAAGCTGGCCTTTCCTGGACTACGATCTTAAGAAAGAAGGAAAACTTCCGCAAGGCTTACAAAAATTTTTCTATTAAAAAGATCTCGAAGTTTTCAGAAAAAGATTTTGATCGGCTTATGAACGATGCAGGGATTATACGTAACCGACTTAAGATAAATGCTGCTATTCATAATGCTAATGTGATTGTTGGTCTCCAGAAAGAATTTGGAAGTTTTCAAGATTGGTTACACTCTAATCATCCCAAGTCATTGGAAGAGTGGACTAAACTATTTAAAAAAACTTTCGTGTTTGTGGGAGGAGAGATAGTGAATGAATTTTTAATGAGCACCGGATACTTAGAAGGTGCCCATGGACCAGGCTGTCCCATTTATAAAAAGGCATTAAAGTCAAAGCCCGCTTGGAATTTTAAAAAGAAAAAATAG
- a CDS encoding glucose 1-dehydrogenase, which yields MLEGKTAVITGSARGIGKTIAKMFLERGSNIILSDLEDSNCKETAEELAKYNPQRVFWKTCDVTSKNQNKELAEFAIEKTGALDIWINNAGVVQDDLLLRMSEEKWEKVHSVNLKASFFGIQTAAKFMLKKSSGRIVNIGSVSGFYGNAGQANYSSAKAGLFALTKSAARELASRNITVNCVASGFINNRFAEHVPEEIRKSILDSIPLKIKRNPEEAVASAVAFLSSEEADWITGATLRVDGGMLIGF from the coding sequence ATGTTAGAAGGTAAAACTGCGGTAATTACAGGATCAGCCAGAGGAATTGGTAAAACGATCGCGAAGATGTTTTTAGAAAGAGGTTCCAATATTATTCTTTCAGATCTAGAAGATTCCAATTGTAAGGAAACAGCTGAAGAATTGGCAAAATACAATCCACAACGAGTCTTCTGGAAAACTTGCGATGTGACTTCGAAAAATCAAAATAAGGAATTAGCAGAGTTTGCAATTGAGAAAACTGGAGCCTTGGATATTTGGATCAATAATGCTGGGGTAGTTCAAGATGATCTTCTACTAAGAATGTCTGAGGAAAAATGGGAGAAGGTACACTCAGTAAATTTGAAAGCTTCCTTCTTTGGTATACAAACTGCTGCCAAGTTTATGTTAAAGAAAAGTTCAGGTAGGATCGTGAACATTGGATCCGTTTCTGGATTTTATGGAAATGCAGGACAGGCAAATTATTCTTCTGCAAAAGCTGGACTATTTGCTCTTACAAAATCTGCAGCCAGAGAACTTGCTTCCAGAAATATCACCGTGAATTGTGTAGCTTCTGGTTTTATAAATAACCGATTTGCTGAACATGTTCCGGAAGAAATTAGAAAATCTATTTTGGATTCTATTCCTTTAAAGATCAAAAGAAACCCAGAAGAAGCAGTTGCCTCTGCAGTTGCATTTCTTTCCTCAGAGGAAGCTGATTGGATTACTGGAGCAACTCTTAGAGTGGATGGAGGAATGTTGATCGGTTTTTAG
- a CDS encoding MarR family winged helix-turn-helix transcriptional regulator, protein MKPEYVIHLLSRTRDRIQKHLSEEFLKQGIQDLVPAHGGVLFILGKEGPLTMSELAKLLDRTNSTVTALLDKMEEFGYTKRSKPYEDERVTSAELTEKGKQTLEKVQKASKATLAKLSQNLEQGEKEEFMRILTKIHSNFDLMI, encoded by the coding sequence ATGAAGCCAGAGTATGTAATTCACTTATTGTCCAGGACCAGGGATCGGATCCAAAAACATTTATCCGAAGAATTCCTAAAACAAGGAATCCAGGATCTGGTCCCGGCTCACGGAGGAGTACTTTTCATTTTGGGTAAAGAAGGCCCGCTTACGATGAGTGAATTGGCAAAATTATTGGATAGAACCAATTCTACAGTAACCGCTCTTTTAGATAAAATGGAAGAATTCGGCTATACTAAAAGATCTAAACCTTATGAGGACGAAAGAGTAACATCAGCAGAATTAACGGAGAAGGGAAAGCAGACCTTAGAAAAAGTACAAAAAGCATCCAAGGCAACACTTGCAAAACTCAGCCAAAATTTAGAGCAGGGAGAAAAGGAAGAATTTATGCGAATTTTAACTAAGATCCATTCGAATTTCGATCTTATGATCTAA
- the lsa26 gene encoding surface adhesion protein Lsa26 produces MTFRKYSVFLYISLLLSQTPVFALGTYSEGWTVAKLTQFESRGIVYESYEGVIEVLTFDPAEECDETRDECYMPMRKKANVSVRPENADVVNFLMKNLNQTILIQFNIHRIQPISLSSSIEVVNAQYQENIIPHSTPVKDPSGRITVWVQAHDTSHPIEKMATNKTGGKRNFSVMGRIVSLEYKGTVLGTYEGLYMDESRGRIHPFSITSEEMAEFAWKAMKYTGKYYLGVSVAFVTGVRESHYDIFEINFREPAGAQERPKN; encoded by the coding sequence ATGACCTTCAGAAAATATTCAGTCTTCCTCTATATTTCACTTCTATTATCCCAGACCCCGGTGTTTGCCTTGGGAACCTATTCTGAAGGCTGGACAGTCGCCAAACTGACCCAATTCGAGAGCCGGGGAATTGTATACGAATCCTATGAAGGTGTGATAGAAGTCCTGACTTTCGATCCAGCGGAAGAATGTGACGAGACCAGAGACGAATGTTATATGCCAATGCGTAAGAAGGCGAATGTTAGCGTTCGTCCCGAAAACGCAGACGTAGTAAATTTTCTGATGAAAAATCTGAACCAAACGATATTGATCCAATTTAATATCCATAGGATCCAACCTATCTCACTTTCGAGCAGCATTGAAGTAGTCAACGCACAATATCAAGAAAATATAATACCTCATAGTACTCCTGTAAAAGATCCAAGCGGAAGGATTACAGTTTGGGTCCAAGCCCATGATACTTCTCATCCTATCGAAAAGATGGCGACTAATAAAACAGGTGGAAAAAGAAACTTCTCTGTAATGGGAAGGATAGTAAGTTTAGAATACAAGGGAACTGTCTTAGGGACCTATGAAGGTCTTTATATGGATGAGTCTAGGGGAAGAATACATCCATTCTCGATCACTTCCGAAGAAATGGCGGAATTCGCCTGGAAGGCTATGAAATATACGGGAAAATATTATCTAGGCGTCTCTGTGGCTTTCGTAACCGGTGTCAGAGAATCACATTACGATATTTTCGAGATCAATTTCAGAGAACCTGCAGGCGCCCAGGAAAGGCCTAAAAACTAA
- a CDS encoding choice-of-anchor D domain-containing protein, which produces MSSGYNRFISILCVLVGIFPQLNCDGGGGGMKLFPFSASSSSIKGLHISDSEGNRYSSGSTLSLGSVLISSSSSNTLNIENDGNFTVSLTGNPDVVSKSGVHSSQYTIDSQPASASLADGDSSSFQITFQPNSAGVKSAYLIINSDDPNIGTYILHLKGTGTEAPAPSIQVSEGNFNFIPSAQTNFYTPSAGTSSKTIKIKNIGVQDLVISNISLSGADAGLFSENGSGVTISPKKTYTFTVSFSPLSVSTFSASISIDSNDPNIASYAIGLSGVGTSGNVPQISVTYTDNNSISRDITSGAGFSYSFGSIFPNKISSSKTVTIRNLGSSNLDLSGSPVTLSGADPGQFTVTQPSVTSLAPNTSTTFLVKFAPTTVGSKSATVNLNTSNGKGGNASSSVLNVSGAGGRRDIIVTWAHSKEHAVHIASGKYRVCYKKGSDFSLEAEATCDPDVMYAGDPYTSNYKTITVDSAGTWYIRVKSFSQFNATGSVFSKAIQAKVSSPGY; this is translated from the coding sequence TTGAGCTCAGGTTATAATCGTTTTATTTCTATTTTATGTGTTTTGGTGGGAATCTTTCCTCAATTGAATTGTGACGGAGGGGGCGGTGGAATGAAATTATTTCCATTTTCCGCTTCTTCTTCCAGTATCAAGGGTCTACATATTTCCGATTCGGAAGGTAATAGGTATTCTTCTGGATCTACACTTTCTTTAGGTTCAGTTTTGATCAGTTCCTCTTCTTCGAATACCTTGAACATTGAGAACGATGGAAATTTTACTGTTAGTCTAACTGGAAATCCGGATGTAGTTTCCAAAAGTGGGGTCCATTCTTCGCAGTATACAATAGACTCCCAGCCTGCGAGTGCGAGCCTGGCGGATGGGGATTCCAGTTCTTTCCAAATCACTTTTCAACCTAACTCTGCTGGTGTAAAATCTGCTTACTTAATTATCAATTCGGATGATCCGAATATTGGTACTTATATTCTTCATTTGAAAGGAACAGGAACAGAAGCTCCTGCTCCTTCTATCCAAGTTTCGGAAGGTAACTTTAATTTTATTCCGAGTGCACAGACAAATTTTTATACTCCTTCTGCTGGAACTTCTTCCAAAACGATTAAGATTAAAAATATCGGAGTCCAAGATTTAGTAATTTCTAATATTTCATTAAGTGGTGCGGATGCAGGTTTGTTTAGCGAGAATGGTTCAGGTGTTACGATCTCTCCTAAAAAAACTTATACTTTTACGGTTTCGTTTAGTCCGCTTTCCGTTTCTACATTTTCTGCTTCGATCTCAATCGATAGTAATGATCCAAATATTGCAAGTTATGCTATCGGGCTTTCTGGAGTTGGAACTTCTGGAAATGTTCCTCAAATTTCAGTAACGTATACGGATAATAATAGTATCTCCAGAGATATTACAAGCGGAGCCGGATTCTCTTATTCTTTCGGGAGTATTTTTCCTAATAAAATATCTTCCAGTAAAACAGTTACAATTCGTAATTTAGGAAGTTCTAATTTAGATCTTTCAGGTTCTCCTGTTACCTTAAGTGGAGCTGATCCGGGACAATTTACTGTAACTCAGCCTTCTGTTACGAGTCTTGCTCCGAACACATCTACTACCTTCTTGGTTAAATTTGCACCCACGACCGTTGGATCTAAATCTGCTACTGTTAATTTAAATACAAGTAATGGTAAAGGTGGGAATGCTTCTAGTTCTGTTCTGAATGTTTCTGGAGCAGGAGGAAGAAGGGATATCATTGTAACCTGGGCACATTCTAAAGAGCATGCTGTGCATATTGCATCAGGTAAATACAGAGTTTGTTATAAAAAAGGTTCAGACTTTAGTTTAGAAGCAGAGGCTACCTGTGATCCGGACGTGATGTATGCAGGAGATCCTTATACTTCTAATTATAAAACAATTACAGTAGATTCTGCTGGGACCTGGTATATCCGAGTGAAATCTTTTTCTCAATTTAATGCAACTGGTTCAGTATTTTCCAAAGCGATCCAGGCAAAAGTAAGTTCACCTGGGTATTAA
- a CDS encoding S8 family serine peptidase — MKNKILVFLAVFFLASIGYLFAEEDDSIQIFSKLLKPLSGISNKDNVKKDEKKPFRSSQLIVKFREKAGDSVKSYAVDTFQGKVVNNLDESGISQVELREGQSVEEAISEYSSHPDIEYVQPNYIYHASVAPTDTLYSQLWGLNNTGQTIATATYATNNPGTSTNDMRMENAWAITTDCSNTIVAVVDSGVNYNHQDLNANMWSSNSCVSEKGESLGTCTNGWDYVDKDSNPMDLNGHGTHVAGTIGAEADGTGTVGVCWVAKIMAVRVLDQSGSGDTATIIKGINFAVKNGAKILNLSLGGPSYDSAMRSAMANAGQKYDALFVVAAGNESRDLSIKNSYPCEYGDSNILCVAALDQKFQLASFSNYDTSKKNVDIGAPGTNIRSSWAGLEATSNLPFTSWFTSGGSGTNWTATTCFSIPVLLLSNSCTFAFTGAGSGYYAYSYSQADVAFPISTAADAATAVMSLYLDTEAGYDGINIYANGNSSLYYNSHIITTLSGETNGALISNLEIPVPKCVGSANCYIGLEFIADQTVNRAGVAFTAFSIHTLDVGTINQYNTINGTSMATPHVTGVAALLRSYNPKFTYKDTITAILAGGTTVSNLQSSTKSGKAANADGAMRNLEAPADLSVDVP, encoded by the coding sequence ATGAAAAATAAAATATTAGTTTTTTTAGCGGTTTTCTTTCTCGCATCAATCGGTTATTTATTTGCAGAGGAAGATGATTCGATCCAAATCTTTTCTAAATTATTAAAGCCGCTTTCTGGCATCAGTAATAAGGATAATGTAAAAAAGGATGAGAAAAAACCATTTAGATCCTCTCAACTAATTGTAAAATTTAGAGAGAAGGCAGGAGATTCGGTTAAATCTTATGCAGTCGATACTTTCCAAGGAAAAGTTGTAAACAATTTAGACGAGAGTGGGATATCTCAGGTAGAACTTAGAGAAGGCCAATCTGTAGAAGAAGCAATATCAGAATATTCTTCTCATCCTGATATAGAATATGTTCAACCAAACTATATCTATCATGCGAGTGTTGCTCCTACAGATACTCTTTATTCTCAATTATGGGGATTGAACAATACAGGCCAGACGATTGCTACTGCAACTTACGCTACGAATAATCCAGGAACGAGCACCAACGATATGAGAATGGAAAACGCGTGGGCTATCACGACTGATTGTTCTAATACTATCGTAGCGGTTGTTGATTCTGGAGTGAATTATAATCACCAAGATTTAAATGCAAATATGTGGAGCTCCAATTCTTGCGTTTCCGAGAAAGGAGAATCTCTGGGAACTTGCACAAACGGTTGGGACTATGTAGATAAGGATTCGAATCCTATGGATTTGAATGGTCATGGCACTCATGTGGCAGGTACAATTGGAGCAGAAGCTGATGGAACAGGTACTGTAGGAGTTTGCTGGGTAGCAAAAATTATGGCGGTCCGAGTTTTGGATCAATCTGGTTCTGGAGATACAGCTACCATTATTAAAGGAATTAATTTTGCAGTAAAGAACGGAGCGAAGATTTTAAATTTGAGCCTGGGTGGTCCTAGCTACGATTCAGCAATGCGCTCCGCAATGGCTAACGCTGGCCAAAAATACGATGCGTTGTTTGTGGTTGCAGCCGGAAATGAAAGCAGAGATTTGAGCATTAAGAATTCGTATCCTTGCGAATATGGTGACTCAAATATTCTTTGTGTAGCTGCATTAGATCAGAAATTCCAATTAGCTAGTTTTTCAAACTATGATACTTCTAAGAAGAATGTGGATATCGGTGCTCCTGGTACAAATATCAGAAGTTCATGGGCAGGCTTAGAAGCTACATCTAATTTGCCATTTACAAGTTGGTTTACTAGCGGTGGAAGCGGAACCAATTGGACTGCAACTACTTGTTTCTCTATTCCAGTTTTATTATTATCGAATAGTTGTACTTTTGCATTCACCGGAGCTGGCTCCGGCTATTATGCATATTCCTATTCGCAAGCAGACGTAGCCTTTCCGATCAGTACGGCCGCAGATGCAGCGACAGCTGTAATGAGTCTATATTTAGATACAGAAGCAGGTTATGACGGTATCAATATTTATGCGAATGGGAATTCTTCTCTATACTATAATTCGCATATTATTACTACTCTTTCCGGCGAGACGAATGGGGCGCTAATTTCGAATTTAGAAATTCCGGTGCCTAAATGTGTAGGATCAGCGAATTGTTACATCGGGCTTGAATTCATTGCCGATCAAACTGTGAATCGTGCTGGGGTTGCTTTTACTGCATTCAGCATACATACATTAGATGTAGGAACAATCAATCAGTACAATACTATAAACGGGACATCTATGGCTACTCCTCACGTAACTGGAGTAGCTGCTTTATTAAGATCTTATAATCCTAAGTTCACTTATAAAGATACGATTACTGCGATTTTAGCAGGTGGAACTACAGTAAGTAATTTACAGTCCAGTACAAAATCTGGTAAAGCTGCGAATGCAGATGGAGCGATGCGCAATTTAGAAGCTCCTGCTGACTTAAGTGTAGATGTTCCTTAG